From the Lactuca sativa cultivar Salinas chromosome 9, Lsat_Salinas_v11, whole genome shotgun sequence genome, the window GGGTTTGCCTTGGGCCCAAATCTTTTATGTGTAATATAATTGTTCATCTGTACTCTTACTTTAGCACACATATAAGAAATTTAGgcccaattaaaaaaaaaaatgagattcAATATCGGTTTTGAAGTCGGTTTAAGTTAGAAATCGGTGCTCAAttattttttaactattttagAAGTTTTTAAAGATAGGTTGTAACACTTGTATTGTCATGGATGCGCAATACTTACTTTTCTAAACAATAAAAGTAGAAAATAATAGGGGTGAGCATATTAACCCAAAAACCGAATCATAACCAAATTAATCGATATAACCGAACCATTACTAAAATCTATGGTGCAGTTTCTAATTTTGATTAACCGAATACATATGGTTCGGTTATGATTTTCATCTAAAACCGAACCACTattaaccgaaccgaaccgaatcaaccaataatattaataaatatttttattataatataatattaaataccCCCTCTCTCCATCTTATTTTGATTGTCCGTTTTttacttttgaagtttttatattTCAACTTTAATcttaattatttttgttttttatatataatacttgatgcaaaatatatgcatgaattgtgttttaaatgtcttttcattttcataagttttatcaagtaatttataacataaataaaaatatttaaggttaaAATTGAACAATAAATACTTTAAAATTCAAAAGTGAACAATAAATATCAGGCGTAAGGAGTATATTATATGTAGTTATATGAAGAATTAAAAATTTAAAGGGTAATTATCTAGAATTAGATATAATAAGTAATCTTCTACAATACAATTATATATACATAATCATTCACTTTTTATAACAATggactttatattttttaatttttatagaaaagtatttttaattttatgtcaTCTTTGACCATTatggttaaccaatattaaccattaaccatAACCATTAATCGACTAAAACCGTTATCCAAAATCAATATTAACCGCTACCCAATGGCTATTGAAATACATTAACCAATTGTAATGGTTATGGTTTGGTTTTGaccaataaccgaaccaaaccgccCTATACACACCCCTAGAAAATATGTTTAGAACACGTAAAGGATCTTGAGATACTTGCCTATTTCTTTTTTATATGCTTTGCTTTATATTTTTGGACTTATAGATGTATTGCAatttatatttttgtaatttttaaaataaaaaatatataaattttcggtttttaaaaaacAAGTTTACATAATCCAGTTCCTACTGATTAGATATTGTTGTTTCGAAACTGGTTTGGATCCTTTGGCAAAAACCTGATTCGATTTTTATTGACTAAAATCTGATTCAGTTTTGAAATCGGTTCACATCCAAAATAAAAGGGTTGAGTTGTCAATAAAAGGGTTGAGTTGTGCACCTCTAATCAATAACAATGTTTATTGAATTTGATCAATGTTTTAGAAAAAGAAATTTCACCTAAAACAATTTATATGTGTATAATCTACTTTAATAAATGAATGgttttttttgtcatatgtctcAATCTCATGTAAATCGGCAAATGtcattttgtagttattttgaattaatttatttttcaaatgtcattttgtgggtttttctattttaataaatttaatataatacttttatataaattataatatatatatatatatatatatatatatatatatatatatatatatatatatagtaataaatgaatatcaatttcattaattaacttgcttttttatttaaaaaatctcaaattaaagctcattaatttattttgtttatttatttaaagttaaaagataaaaaaatcaattttaaaaattcattttttttcttataaatccaaaatacttaaatatttagacatttatatttatttttttaattaactcgTGTAATACATGAATTTTACATCTAGTGTATACATATACGTACGCAAGTGCAATTTGACTAGGACAAAGGTTTTCATCTACGGTTATAAACTTGGGAAACATGCATAAAACACAAATTATGCAACTATATTTGAAAAACTCATATGTTATTTCCTTTATGGAAAAAATGAACCATTTTTTACCTATCGATTTTATCtagattttttataaaaacatattgttCGGTTTCATTTAAGTGGTGTGGCAATTGTGGCTGATGTCATATGAAGTGGGTTGTTCATTTCATCTCTTATACCTTTTATAATATATCAAAAGGTAAAACTCTGTAGATATACGATGTGTTAGATGACATGGTTGATTATCAAGTTTACCTCTTGATACAGGGGCAAAAGAATTACGTGGACCACCCATGCCATCGCATACATCATATTTAATTGTAAAATCACTTAAATAAAACTGATTGATgggttttttttttaccaaagatTTGAACAAAATCAATTGGAAAATAAATGCGTTtttctaaatataaaaaaatgtagTGGTTTTtcgagtaaattacatgaatggtccctatggttgatGCAATTTGCACTTTtggttcttaatttttttttttattcagaAGGTCTCTACTGTATGTTTTTGTTACatgtttggtctctgtcttacataaaaagactatttcgccattgattttgtagtttatttaaataaacataccCTCTTCATTTACACCTCACGTGACCTTACCTTACATATCctactttattttaaaaaattaaaaaactaagGGTCAAATAGTATTTTTAGATAAGAtggggaccaaacgtgcaaaaaaacaaactgtagggaccttttgagttaaaaaaataagttaaagaccaaacatacaaattaccccaaaccatagggaccatttatgtaatttactctagtTTTTCCTATATAGAATCATGGTTGGGATTCCTTGTATTTTGCTCTTTTATAAACCGAACATTTCCTCATTCTTGGTATCTTTTAGTATTGTTTCCTTTTTTCACTTTTATAACCATGTTTAAATGTATAGTTACAAGcacaaacacacacacgaaaaacACATACTATATAGGGTGCTTGGGATCGACTTTTGAAAACTAAAACTATTCTTTTGtaaatatgtttattatattatACATTAGCAAAACAGAGTTtttagaaaaagaagaaaatttatATTAGTATATACAGCAGCAAAACACTAACTAATAATCATTTCGTTAAGTTTTTGGTAACAACTGTTCATATCTCAACTTCTCAAGAGGAAAGTGTTTGATTGAGAGTGCATTATTGTCCTTTTATTTCAAAAACCACAAGTCATTTTTTAAAAAGTCATCTATCAACAACTTTCCAGATACTCAAGTAAAGCAGTGTTAAAAAGCTATTTTGTAATTGCCAAACACTTACTTCACTTTATAATAATGGCAAAAACCTAACTTCAATTATGAAAATGGTTTCAACATCAACAAATAGTAGCAAGTTCACAACACTAAAGAGAGCATCATTGTCACAAAAAACATGTAGGCTTGTGACACTAACTAGTGTCAATTGTCCTTAATCTCTTATCTTTGAAAACAACACAAAATCCCCTCCACATTCTCATCATCATTACAAATAGCCCATTTTTGTTGTGTCCTGTCCTGTCCAGTTCAGTCAGTTCAGTCCAGTCTGACAGTATCTGTTGTTTTTACTTTTATCGGCTTACGACCTTTATCGGGCCCACCAATCACGCCCCAAGTTTCAAATTGCCTTTGTCGAGCTCTTGCCCTCTCTTTTTCTTCCTCAGATTTTGAAGCATAACAATACGGACACGTAACCCCGTATTCCCATTCCGGAGATTCCATGTCAGCATCACTCACGGGTTTCTTGCAGCCATAACAAAGCTTGAAGTTTCCAGGCACCAATTCATGTTTTACAGACACTCTCTTGTCAAACACAAAACACTCCCCTTCCCATAAAGACTCTGTTTTTGGGATTTCCTCTAAGTATTTCAGTATCCCACCTTCTAAATGATACACCTCTTTAAACCCTTTGTTTAATAAGAAACTTGAAGCTTTTTCACATCGAATGCCACCTGTACAATACATTGCTACACGTGGTGGTGGACATTTCTGCCCCTCTGATGGAATCTGGAATTCGTCATCTACCCATGATGGGAATTCCCTGAAAGCTGTGGTGCGTGGATCAACTGCTCCTTTAAATTTGCCGATTCTTGTTTCATAGTCATTTCGCACATCAATGACAACCTAATATTGCATTATTTACGTTATTACCCCTATGGAATAAGCTTCAACTTTAAGATTGAAAAAGTAAGAAGATAGACTTACTGTATCTGGATCAGTGATCAATGAATTCCATTCATTTGGGCTGACATATTTCCCAACTTTTTCAGTAGGTGATACTGATGGCATTCCAAGAGAAACGATCTGGAAAAACATTAAGGAATAGCTTAGCTTACTAAAATCATCATCAAACACATGATTCACTGATCTTGTTAGTGTGATTAGTAATAGTAAATTAGTAATTTGTAATTACCTCTTTTTTGAGCTTTACTCTCACATGATCCCATCTGAATGGAGCATCTTCTCCTGCAGCTAGTGGAGAACTGCTTGTGTGTCCATGGTGGATAGCTTCTTCTTCAGGACTTACAGGTGACTCTATTTGTCGAAGACCTTTTAAGCGATCATCAGACTGAATGAACTCAAGAACTTTTTCAACTGATTTTCGGATGCCACATATGCTGCCATTGATTCCTTCTGGAGCGAGAATGATACCACCTGAAATGTACTGAAAGGTATAAGTTTGGTGAGGGTATCGGTGACATGGATCGAAAAGGTTGTAATGGAAATAGGCATTGAATCATTCACATTCAATCAATTACCAACGTTAACATATCAATTGGACTTAATTCGACAACAATATATAGTGAGCATTTACCAGATTTTCGCATAGGTCTTTCAAGGGTTTACGGAGATCGGCATGGTCAGGAAAATCAGCAAACTTGTAAAAGGACACCACCACAAGTTGAAGCTCCTCCGCGTCTCCTGATTCATCGATTCCGGAAACGGAAGCTGGATTGGCCGCGACGGAGGACGAAGAGGAAGAAAAGCCATTGGAGAATGTAACGCCTTGAGATATACCTTTACAGTTGATGTGAGGGATCCGTGGACTAGTAAATAGTGgaacaagattagggtttttcatcGAAGATGATGGTGATGAAGAATCGGGATTAGGGTTCATGGTGGCGTAGAGTGAGTTagagctagggttagggtttgatgaAGACGACGATAACATCCTCAGCGGCAGAAAGGCCAGAGGAGTTCTTCTTTGACAGCAGCTAAGCACCGGAAAGGATTGCATTGAAACATGTGAACTAATCAGGGGCTTCTCTGTAATTATCATATTCTTGGTTTCATATCAACAGTTTACATTTTACCCCCTAGATTATACTTATAATGTCATTTTTTGGATATAGAAAAGAATATAGTACTTGAAGGGACAAAGTGCACGTAAAATGATCTAGTTTATATTTTTGAGAGCATAACAAGAAAGGGTATAAATGTCAATTCATATCTAGTAGTGATTAAATccgaaacaaaatcaaattataaGGATGATCtgagtttaaaaaaaaataatgaccagtcatgcaaattaccccaaaccctaAAACGTTTTGATATTTTGTTATCTTcctaagggatcgtttgatagttgctgaatAAGTTTGGGGTGTTTGATTTGGCTTCTAACCGGGCCCAAAGTTGGATTGGGTCATCAATTTTCAATCAACATGTTTGATTTCCTTTCTAAAACCTTGGATTTGGTCCAATGTGGGACTCGATCCATTAAAAATCTATTGATTCGGTCCTCAAGAAATATGTGAAGGACTGGGAAAAAAGACCATAATCTCTGTTTTTCCCAATATGCTCTCGCTCTCTCGCTCTATTCAACCACCGACCGTTGTATACCTATGTTCACACTCTCGATTAAGAACTTGCCACAACATCATCGTCTTTTTCTCCAATGACGAGTACTTCGTTCAGGTTTTCTTCAATCACTATTTGCATCTATTTGTTCATCAGTTTCCTTAATCCATACGTGGTAGATAATCAAGGATGAGCAATTGATTGTAATTTGATAATGGAAATTCACTATGTTTCTAATTTGTCACTCCATATGTAGTGTGGAATTCGATTTTATCTTAGTCAAATTGAATCATGATGCTAATTGGAGTTTTTAATCTATTTGTTCTTCGATTTTATCTGGGAATTTTTTGTGCTTTCGTCaatacggatcctctacttcaaaatcaccaaaatatTGCTTCTGTCTCGTTCATCGTCGTTGGCAATGGCGGCGGGTTTGGGTCTCCTGAGATAACATATGAAGATGTTGAAGTTAGATTGATAACCATTTACCATATTTGTTATTAAATTTTTTGTGCTTCTGTCGATGTGGATCCTCTACTTCAGAATCACCAAAATGTTGTTTCTGATTCATCGCCGTTGGTAATGGCAACGGGTTTAGGGTCTACTGAGATAACGTGGATCGATAACCACTTGTGGTATTTGTTGTTAAATTTAGTAATGGTTATCGATCCAACTTCAACATCTTCATACGTTATCTCACTAGACCCCAAACTCGTCGTCGTTGCCAACGACGATGAATATGTCTTGACGGAAGCACAAAAATTCATAGATAAAATCTAAGAACAAATAGATTAAAAACTCTGATTAGCATCATGATTCAATTTGACTAAGATAAAATCAAATTCCACACTACACATGGAGTGATAGATAAGAAACAAAATGAATTTTCATTCTCAAATTACAATCAATTATTCATCCATGACTATCTACCACACATGGAGTAAGGAAATTGATGAACAAATAGACGCATATGGGGACTGAAGAAAACCTAAACGGAGTACTCGTCGTTGGGGAAGAATACGATGGTGTTGTAGCAGATTCTTGATCGAGAGTGTGAACATTGGCATACAATGGTCGATGGTTGAATAGAGCGAGAGCAAGTTGGGCAAAACATAGATTATGTCATTTGTTCCCGGTCCTTCACATATTTCTTAAGTGTAGATTTTTAATGGACCGAGTTCCACATTGGGTCGAGTCTAAGGTTTTAAAGGGAAATCAAACATACCGATTGAAAATTGAGAACCCAATCCAACTTTGGACTCAGTTAGAAGCCAAATCAAACACCACTAAGTCATACCGTAC encodes:
- the LOC111885352 gene encoding rhodanese-like domain-containing protein 7, whose product is MIITEKPLISSHVSMQSFPVLSCCQRRTPLAFLPLRMLSSSSSNPNPSSNSLYATMNPNPDSSSPSSSMKNPNLVPLFTSPRIPHINCKGISQGVTFSNGFSSSSSSVAANPASVSGIDESGDAEELQLVVVSFYKFADFPDHADLRKPLKDLCENLYISGGIILAPEGINGSICGIRKSVEKVLEFIQSDDRLKGLRQIESPVSPEEEAIHHGHTSSSPLAAGEDAPFRWDHVRVKLKKEIVSLGMPSVSPTEKVGKYVSPNEWNSLITDPDTVVIDVRNDYETRIGKFKGAVDPRTTAFREFPSWVDDEFQIPSEGQKCPPPRVAMYCTGGIRCEKASSFLLNKGFKEVYHLEGGILKYLEEIPKTESLWEGECFVFDKRVSVKHELVPGNFKLCYGCKKPVSDADMESPEWEYGVTCPYCYASKSEEEKERARARQRQFETWGVIGGPDKGRKPIKVKTTDTVRLD